One genomic window of Caldivirga maquilingensis IC-167 includes the following:
- a CDS encoding YkgJ family cysteine cluster protein, with translation MVSFTQPKVRFKCTLCGECCRRYWITVTLDDLVEIFINTKLKPSQVTALYNANVAGDWQSPRIRLKDGQYYLVLRKRIDGSCIFNEWRDGKMICSINSFKPLTCRFYPFIYHWSGEVLHFELYDKAVGYCPGVGNGSIVDLTKESEYAVGSKAAKERFRAFVNHWNTMVNGGLVNGDVGTFMNYLDCAVESFINPQDSCISEFKLSGLLGEWGVLSRTVGVT, from the coding sequence ATGGTATCATTCACTCAACCAAAGGTAAGGTTCAAATGCACGCTTTGCGGTGAATGCTGTAGGAGGTATTGGATAACCGTGACTTTGGATGATTTGGTTGAAATATTCATTAATACTAAGCTTAAGCCAAGTCAAGTAACAGCCCTATACAACGCTAATGTTGCCGGGGACTGGCAATCACCTAGGATTAGGCTTAAGGATGGGCAGTATTACCTAGTGCTTAGGAAGAGGATTGATGGTTCATGCATATTCAATGAATGGAGGGATGGTAAAATGATATGTAGTATAAACTCCTTCAAACCATTAACATGCAGATTTTACCCATTCATATACCACTGGAGTGGGGAGGTACTGCACTTTGAGCTTTATGATAAGGCTGTGGGCTACTGCCCTGGGGTGGGTAATGGATCCATTGTTGACTTAACTAAGGAGAGTGAGTACGCTGTTGGGTCTAAGGCTGCTAAGGAGAGGTTCAGGGCCTTCGTTAATCATTGGAACACCATGGTTAATGGAGGGTTAGTTAACGGTGATGTGGGAACCTTCATGAATTACCTGGACTGCGCAGTGGAGTCATTCATTAACCCCCAGGACTCATGCATCAGTGAATTCAAGTTGAGTGGGTTACTGGGTGAGTGGGGTGTTTTAAGCAGGACAGTGGGGGTTACGTGA
- a CDS encoding 30S ribosomal protein S30e — translation MPSHGSLTKAGKVRSQTPKIPAKPRRSPVPRLRNWRNYRRRVLFAERSQSQGVSG, via the coding sequence ATTCCAAGCCACGGCAGCCTTACCAAGGCAGGTAAAGTTAGGAGCCAGACACCTAAGATTCCCGCCAAGCCTAGGAGGAGTCCTGTTCCTAGGTTAAGGAATTGGCGTAATTATAGGCGTAGAGTGCTTTTTGCTGAACGCAGCCAGAGTCAGGGAGTTAGTGGTTAA
- the alaS gene encoding alanine--tRNA ligase, with protein MPILNESLLRTRIFIGRGFRRSRCPYCGHHYWTLNPSQDNCGDQPCTPYGFIGNPPGTYRPESIKDVRERFLSFFEKRGHTRVARYPVVARWRNDVYLVGASIYDFQPWVTEGVVPPPANPLTISQPSIRLTDVDKVGRSGRHLTGFEMMAHHAFNFPGKEIYWINETVEYAHEFFTRELGFRDDEVTYKENIWEGGGNAGESFEVLVRGLELATLVFMHYRVIGDEYREMPIRIVDTGYGLERIYWVLTGKPTIYEAVFEGFLNKARQLLGLPKPDEKVLASLAIHMGQLDPEVLALDKAYVEVAKRIGIDSSELINFIKPQEALYVLADHSRTVSWMINDGVIPSNSGVGYLARLLIRRMLKYMHVIGAQVPLTEIFNTHLNYLINDYPELKESMQLILDLVDLEEAKYKSAISQLPKLISRIKGELTINDLINLYDSHGIPPEVVRDEAAKRGVKVNVPDNFYEMLAARHQKPAKGEEGNRLDVTADDVIDLPPTRELFYEDTYAFEGKAKVLKVIKGKYIVLDSTIFYPEGGGQPADRGVLRFNGVEAKVVDVQRVGPVIVHVIDGPTPGVGDVVEMRIDSERRLGLMRMHTGTHILLQSIRRVLGKHVWQAGAQKDIPLSRLDVTHYRLPTPDEVKRIEELANEVVLSDLPVKAELMPRNEAEAKYGFIIYQGGVVPGGEVRIVKVGEGNDTYDVEACGGTHLDRTSRIGLIKIVKVDKIQEGVIRFIFTTGKYALDYVRNLEGKLDSAASKLRVGRDEVDEAVDRLIKELNNAEERSRVLARKAIEADLANIVKSMITVSGFKVAVYYEDYWVRDYLQELASKYPGDVLVLIHGNEYQVYTNGKVKAIDVAKVLNELGGKGGGSGTFAQGVFNNPVKQDDVVNTIKRKLTLTQ; from the coding sequence GTGCCTATACTTAATGAGAGTCTACTTAGGACTAGGATATTCATAGGTAGGGGGTTTAGGAGGAGTAGGTGCCCGTACTGCGGCCACCACTACTGGACGCTTAATCCGAGTCAAGATAATTGCGGTGACCAACCCTGCACACCATACGGCTTCATAGGTAACCCACCGGGAACATATAGGCCTGAGTCAATTAAGGATGTTAGGGAACGTTTCCTATCATTCTTCGAGAAGAGGGGGCACACTAGGGTGGCTAGGTATCCTGTGGTTGCCAGGTGGAGGAATGACGTTTACCTAGTCGGCGCCTCAATATATGACTTCCAGCCCTGGGTCACTGAGGGCGTAGTACCACCGCCGGCTAACCCACTTACAATATCTCAACCAAGTATAAGGCTTACTGACGTGGATAAGGTTGGTAGAAGTGGTAGGCATTTAACTGGTTTTGAAATGATGGCTCACCACGCCTTCAACTTCCCCGGTAAGGAGATTTACTGGATTAATGAGACAGTGGAGTATGCTCACGAATTCTTCACAAGGGAACTGGGTTTCAGGGATGATGAGGTGACTTATAAGGAGAACATATGGGAGGGTGGAGGCAATGCCGGTGAATCCTTCGAAGTCCTGGTTAGAGGACTTGAATTAGCTACATTAGTCTTCATGCACTATAGGGTGATTGGGGATGAGTATAGGGAAATGCCCATTAGGATCGTGGACACTGGTTACGGTCTTGAAAGAATATACTGGGTTTTAACAGGTAAGCCAACGATTTATGAGGCTGTATTCGAGGGTTTCCTCAATAAGGCTAGGCAACTCCTCGGTTTACCTAAGCCTGATGAGAAGGTTCTTGCCTCATTAGCCATACACATGGGTCAACTTGATCCTGAGGTCCTGGCGCTTGATAAAGCCTACGTTGAGGTGGCTAAGAGGATAGGGATTGATTCAAGCGAGTTAATTAACTTCATTAAGCCTCAGGAGGCGTTATACGTGCTTGCTGATCATTCAAGGACAGTGTCCTGGATGATTAATGATGGTGTAATACCATCCAACTCAGGTGTAGGGTACTTGGCCAGGTTACTCATAAGGAGGATGCTTAAGTACATGCATGTTATCGGTGCCCAAGTTCCATTAACTGAAATCTTCAACACGCATCTCAATTACCTAATTAATGATTACCCCGAGTTAAAGGAGAGCATGCAGTTAATACTAGACTTGGTTGATTTAGAGGAGGCTAAGTATAAGTCCGCTATTAGTCAATTACCTAAATTAATAAGCAGAATTAAGGGTGAATTAACTATTAATGACCTCATAAACCTATACGACTCCCACGGCATACCCCCTGAGGTTGTTAGGGATGAGGCAGCTAAGAGGGGGGTGAAGGTTAATGTTCCAGATAACTTCTATGAAATGCTAGCTGCCAGGCATCAGAAGCCAGCTAAGGGTGAGGAGGGTAATAGGCTTGATGTAACAGCGGATGATGTAATAGACCTACCACCCACTAGGGAATTATTCTATGAGGATACCTACGCATTTGAGGGTAAGGCTAAGGTGTTGAAGGTTATTAAAGGTAAGTACATTGTACTTGACTCAACAATATTCTACCCAGAGGGTGGTGGTCAACCAGCCGATAGAGGTGTGTTGAGGTTTAATGGCGTTGAGGCTAAGGTTGTGGACGTGCAGAGGGTTGGGCCAGTGATAGTGCATGTGATTGATGGACCAACCCCAGGGGTTGGTGATGTGGTTGAGATGAGGATTGACTCGGAAAGGAGGCTTGGCTTAATGAGAATGCACACTGGTACCCATATACTGCTTCAAAGCATAAGAAGGGTTCTGGGTAAGCATGTTTGGCAGGCAGGTGCTCAGAAGGATATACCGTTAAGTAGGCTTGATGTAACCCACTATAGGTTACCGACCCCAGATGAGGTTAAGAGGATTGAGGAGTTAGCCAATGAAGTGGTTTTAAGCGACCTACCGGTTAAGGCTGAGTTAATGCCGAGGAATGAGGCTGAGGCTAAGTACGGCTTCATAATATACCAAGGCGGCGTGGTACCGGGTGGTGAGGTTAGGATTGTTAAGGTGGGTGAAGGTAATGATACGTATGATGTTGAGGCATGTGGAGGCACTCACCTGGATAGGACAAGTAGGATTGGTTTAATTAAGATTGTTAAGGTTGATAAGATACAGGAGGGCGTAATTAGGTTCATCTTCACCACGGGAAAGTACGCGCTTGACTATGTTAGGAACCTGGAGGGTAAGCTTGATTCAGCAGCCAGTAAACTGAGGGTTGGTAGGGATGAGGTTGATGAGGCGGTGGATAGGTTAATTAAGGAGCTTAATAATGCTGAGGAGAGGAGTAGGGTATTGGCTAGAAAGGCTATTGAGGCTGATTTAGCAAACATAGTGAAGTCAATGATCACGGTGAGTGGATTCAAGGTTGCTGTATATTATGAGGATTACTGGGTTAGGGATTACCTGCAGGAATTAGCCAGTAAGTACCCAGGGGACGTATTGGTATTAATCCATGGTAATGAATACCAAGTATACACTAATGGTAAGGTTAAGGCCATTGATGTGGCTAAGGTGTTGAATGAATTAGGAGGGAAGGGTGGTGGCAGTGGTACATTTGCGCAGGGGGTTTTCAACAACCCAGTTAAGCAGGATGACGTGGTTAACACCATTAAGCGTAAGTTAACTTTAACTCAATAA
- a CDS encoding exo-beta-N-acetylmuramidase NamZ family protein codes for MRAVVRNGVQVFIDDGYVNDLRDRKVGVVTNHSGYYPGRGHLIDLLIENGVKVEAIFTPEHGLRGLLPAGESYSDESYKGIPVYSLYGPRRKPPVNILKELNAVIYSIQDVGVRFYTYISTLYYTLEAAGEAGVKVIVLDNPNPLTGTVVEGPILEAALRSFVGIWSIPIRYGLTAGELAMLFNNEANLKAEVEVIKLDDWRRGMWFDETGLPWVKPSPAIVDLNSALMYPGIGLFEGTNVNEGRGTDEPFRVIGAPWLNNVKLIDEASQLGLRGVDLTPIEYRPLGTGVKYNGEECRGVEITVKDRESLRPVKLAFTLIYLLSRIHPREFKFLEHDGVYHFDYLVGRRGVRELLMGGKLDEALSIIDEGISEYMKGIRGYLMYY; via the coding sequence ATGAGGGCGGTTGTTAGGAATGGGGTTCAGGTATTCATTGATGATGGTTACGTGAATGATTTAAGAGACAGGAAAGTGGGTGTAGTAACAAACCACAGTGGCTACTACCCAGGTAGGGGGCATTTAATAGACTTATTGATTGAAAACGGTGTTAAAGTTGAGGCAATCTTCACACCTGAGCATGGGTTAAGGGGTCTTTTACCTGCAGGTGAATCCTACAGTGATGAATCATATAAGGGTATTCCAGTGTATAGCCTATATGGACCCAGGCGTAAACCACCAGTAAACATCCTTAAGGAACTTAACGCAGTAATCTACAGTATTCAGGATGTTGGCGTCAGATTCTACACATACATATCCACACTCTACTATACCCTTGAGGCCGCTGGTGAGGCTGGTGTTAAGGTTATTGTACTTGATAACCCCAATCCATTAACCGGCACGGTGGTTGAGGGTCCTATACTTGAGGCTGCGTTAAGGTCCTTCGTGGGTATTTGGAGTATACCAATTAGGTATGGTTTAACCGCGGGTGAATTAGCCATGTTATTTAATAATGAGGCTAACCTTAAGGCGGAGGTTGAGGTTATTAAACTTGATGACTGGAGGAGGGGGATGTGGTTTGATGAGACTGGTTTACCGTGGGTGAAGCCGTCCCCGGCTATTGTTGATTTAAACAGTGCATTAATGTATCCTGGCATTGGCTTATTCGAGGGCACTAACGTTAATGAAGGTAGGGGGACTGATGAACCCTTTAGGGTTATTGGTGCACCTTGGCTAAATAACGTTAAGTTAATTGATGAGGCTTCTCAATTAGGATTAAGGGGCGTGGATTTAACCCCAATTGAGTATAGGCCATTGGGAACTGGGGTTAAGTATAATGGTGAGGAATGCAGGGGTGTTGAAATAACAGTGAAGGATAGGGAGTCCCTGAGGCCTGTTAAACTGGCGTTTACATTAATTTATTTACTAAGCAGAATTCACCCCAGGGAGTTTAAGTTCCTTGAACATGACGGTGTATACCACTTCGATTACCTGGTGGGTAGACGGGGTGTTAGGGAATTATTAATGGGTGGGAAGCTTGATGAAGCGTTGAGTATTATTGATGAGGGCATTAGCGAGTACATGAAGGGTATTAGGGGTTACTTAATGTATTATTGA
- a CDS encoding TIGR04053 family radical SAM/SPASM domain-containing protein translates to MPLDYSQRPLLVFWETTKACPLSCRHCRANAILKPLPGELSTDEGKRLIEQLPEFGKPTPVLILTGGDPLMREDIFELIDYAKSLNVPVAVSPTVSEKLLSDNVIDELRRVSSVSVSLDGASPTTHEYIRNRNGVFELTLKAISSLLKAGVKVQVNTTFMKLNVHELPLIVKVLKDLGVYTWEVFFLIHVGRGIELEALTPEETEDVVNVLYDVSKYGFTVRTVEAPFYRRVVLHRYAFENNEINIKPNLGPLYRQLYEGLIKVMGNEPPKLTKRPMVARTRDGDGIIFVAYNGDVSPSGFLPIKLGNVKEESLVKIYRENPVLLRIRRGEYGGRCGLCEFRFICGGSRARAYAEYGDPLAEDPACVYSPGTIRLPESTLSP, encoded by the coding sequence ATGCCGTTGGATTATTCCCAAAGACCACTCCTAGTCTTCTGGGAGACCACTAAGGCATGCCCATTAAGCTGCAGGCACTGTAGGGCTAATGCAATATTAAAGCCACTACCCGGTGAATTAAGCACGGATGAGGGTAAGAGGCTTATTGAGCAATTACCTGAATTCGGTAAACCAACCCCAGTATTAATATTGACTGGTGGTGACCCATTAATGAGGGAGGACATATTTGAGTTAATTGACTACGCTAAATCATTGAATGTACCGGTAGCTGTATCACCAACGGTTTCTGAGAAGTTGCTTAGTGATAATGTTATTGATGAGTTGAGGAGGGTGAGTTCAGTTTCAGTGAGTCTTGATGGTGCGTCACCGACTACTCATGAGTACATTAGGAATAGGAATGGTGTATTTGAGTTAACGTTAAAGGCAATATCAAGTCTCCTTAAGGCTGGGGTTAAGGTTCAAGTTAACACAACGTTCATGAAGCTTAACGTGCATGAATTACCGTTAATAGTTAAGGTGCTTAAGGACCTAGGAGTCTACACCTGGGAGGTGTTCTTCCTAATACACGTGGGTAGGGGTATTGAGCTTGAGGCATTAACACCAGAGGAGACTGAGGATGTGGTTAATGTACTCTACGATGTATCTAAGTACGGCTTCACAGTGAGGACTGTTGAGGCCCCATTTTATAGGAGAGTTGTACTGCATAGGTACGCCTTTGAGAATAATGAAATTAACATAAAGCCAAACCTTGGTCCATTATACAGGCAATTATATGAGGGTTTGATTAAAGTCATGGGGAATGAACCACCTAAACTCACTAAGAGACCTATGGTTGCTAGGACTAGGGATGGGGATGGGATAATATTCGTAGCCTACAATGGTGACGTATCACCAAGCGGTTTCCTACCAATTAAACTGGGTAATGTTAAGGAGGAGAGCTTGGTTAAGATATATAGAGAGAACCCAGTACTGTTGAGGATAAGGAGGGGGGAGTATGGTGGTAGGTGTGGTTTATGCGAGTTCCGCTTCATATGCGGGGGCTCTAGGGCTAGGGCCTACGCTGAGTATGGGGATCCATTAGCCGAGGACCCAGCGTGCGTTTACAGTCCTGGTACCATTAGGCTTCCTGAATCAACACTAAGCCCTTAA
- a CDS encoding uroporphyrinogen-III synthase, with amino-acid sequence MQESIIVIRAKGEEGIRGEGVIEVPVLKPIPDQNALRRLEELCSRRWDVVVFMSTVAVEYTYSVVKDPCWVRCMAVGPSTAAAVRRLYNNECLIPSEYSSMGLLRMLRGFNGSILVIRSMEYSNSLFNELGGVTEIGLYRLSVNEDELSKLKALINEREAAGSPYALIITSPRVAREVSGILLNLRRALIVAIGPTTAKELSMLNIPHSIAKVYTIDGAVNEAKHALSGGGDRI; translated from the coding sequence ATGCAGGAGTCAATAATAGTTATTAGGGCTAAGGGTGAGGAAGGCATTAGGGGGGAGGGTGTTATTGAAGTTCCCGTGCTTAAGCCTATTCCTGATCAAAATGCCTTAAGGAGACTGGAGGAATTATGCTCAAGGAGGTGGGATGTAGTGGTCTTCATGAGTACGGTTGCCGTTGAGTACACTTACAGTGTGGTCAAGGATCCATGCTGGGTCAGGTGCATGGCGGTTGGCCCATCCACGGCGGCGGCAGTGAGGAGGCTCTATAATAATGAATGCTTGATACCAAGTGAGTACTCAAGCATGGGCTTACTGAGAATGCTCAGGGGCTTTAATGGAAGCATACTGGTGATTAGGTCAATGGAGTACAGTAATAGTCTATTTAATGAATTAGGTGGGGTAACTGAGATTGGGTTATATAGGCTTAGTGTTAATGAGGATGAGTTAAGTAAACTTAAGGCGCTGATTAATGAAAGGGAGGCTGCAGGATCCCCCTATGCATTAATTATCACAAGCCCAAGGGTTGCACGTGAAGTTAGCGGTATCTTACTTAACTTAAGGCGAGCTCTAATTGTGGCAATAGGACCTACCACGGCTAAGGAATTAAGCATGCTTAATATTCCTCACAGTATTGCTAAGGTTTACACAATAGATGGTGCAGTTAATGAGGCTAAGCATGCATTAAGTGGAGGTGGGGATCGAATTTAA
- a CDS encoding AbrB/MazE/SpoVT family DNA-binding domain-containing protein, giving the protein MRRRGAVGFLVTELPYRVKVYSNFQVLIPASLVRALDIVNLRYVNITFRFNGVTETIEGARLLRTRHTDSRQFTIPKELREKYGIRPGDYIEIISIKPL; this is encoded by the coding sequence ATGCGTAGGAGGGGGGCCGTGGGGTTCCTGGTTACTGAATTACCATATAGGGTTAAGGTGTATTCGAATTTTCAAGTACTGATCCCAGCTAGCCTAGTTAGGGCACTTGATATAGTTAATTTAAGGTACGTCAACATTACGTTTAGGTTCAATGGTGTTACTGAAACCATTGAGGGCGCTAGGTTACTTAGAACCAGGCATACTGACTCAAGGCAATTCACAATACCTAAGGAGCTTAGGGAAAAGTATGGTATACGGCCTGGGGATTACATTGAGATTATATCCATTAAACCCCTTTAA